Within the Bacillota bacterium genome, the region CTTCGTTCAGAAGACGGCCCAAGGGTGCCTTGATCCAGACTGGACTGTTGACTCGGCGCCTGACCTCCGCGATCACCGACGCCGCGCGTTCAGAGGTCTCGGCCCAGTACTTCCCGAGTTGACTGTACTCAGGTCCGAGATGTGGGCCTGTGGACGGACACGCCATATCGATCTCAATCAGGTGCGCCCCAGCTTCACTTAGCTTGGCGGCATTGTCACCTATCTCTTCCACAGATCCGCCTGACACACTTCCCACAACCAGGCAACGCTCAGCGTCAGCGAGTCCCCTCGAAGCCGCGATGGCCTCAGCCATCTTGTCCACACCTGGGTTCTTCAGAGCCTCGGCACCGCTTAGCATAGTCTTGTGTTCGGGGTCGTACCAGAAGATACGCGGCAACGGGGCACCAGCCAGAGCCTTGGCAGTCACGGTCTTGCATACCACCGCTCCAAACCCCTTGGTTATGTGTTTCTTGATGTTACTAGCCGTGGCTGCGTAGCCCGCTGATGCCAACACCAACGGGTTCTTCAGCGTTACCGATCCGACTCTGACAGGCATATCCATGAGACTACCTCCCTAATAATAGCAGATACCGCGGTCAAGAACGAGCTCGCTTAAAGACGTCCACGTCTATCCTCGACTACGCTGCGCGAGGTTCACTGCCCCTTCTCTGCCGTCTCACTCCAAACACCAGCACACCGCCGATGAGTACTGCGGCGATGAGGTCGGTACTGCCGCCTGGAATCACCAGAGCCAATCCCGCGGCAAACAAGAGAATCCGCTCAAGCGCATTCCTTTTCACTAGGAAGAGACCTTCTATGGCACAAGCGAACATATAGACACCGGCAAGAGCCGTGGCGAACGCGAAGACGACAGAGACTACTGAGCCCTGCATGAGTAGTTGTGGTGAATAGGTGAACACGAACGGCACGACATATGCCACCGCCCCGAACAGGAAAGCGGACCACCCCGTGCGTCCAGGATGTGCTCCCGAGATCCCCGCCGCTGCGTAGGCAGTCAGCGCGACTGGAGGAGTTATGCAGCCTATCGCACTGTAATAGAAGACAAACATGTGGGCGGAGAGCGGGGACACTCCCAGCTGGATCAACGCGGGAACATTCAGAGCTGCCTGGATTATGTAAACCGCTGTGGCCGGCATGCCCATCCCCAAGATGATTGACGCTACGGCCGTGTATATGAGGGCGAGAAACACAGACCCATGGGCTAACTGAATGAGCGAACTGGAAAACTTCACTCCGATGCCGGTTATGGAGATGACACCGACGACGAGGCCCGCGCATGCGCAACTAGCAGCCACAGGTATGCTGTTTACCGCGCCGTCCTCAAGTGCCTGGATGAGGGTCTTGAGGCTCGGCCGAGTGGAACGTCCCAAGAAGGATACCAAGACCATGAGGCATATGGACAAGAAGACTGCCCGCATCGGCGACATTTCCCTAAGTATGAAGACGACTAGCGTCACTACGGGGAGGAACAGAGCCATGCGTCCAGCCAGAACTTGTGTGAGGTTCGGCAGTTCCTCACGGGCAAGTCCGCGCATTCCACACTTCACTGCCTCCATGTCCACGATGAAGAACACACACGCGAAATAGAGCACCGCAGGAATGAGGGCCGCCCAGGCCACGTGGGTGTACGACACGCCAAGATACTGGGCGATGATGAAAGCCGCTGCTCCCATGACGGGCGGCATCAGCATTCCGCCTGTTGACGCCACGGCCTCTACGGCTCCTGCCACGTGCGGATGGTAGCCCATCTGCACCATCAGGGGTATGGTGAATGTCCCGGTTGTCATCACGTTGGCGATGGGAGAGCCAGAAATGGTGCCCATCAAAGCACTGGAGACAATCGCCGTCTTCGCGGGTCCGCCTCGAAAGCGGCCGGTAATTGAGTAGGCCACGTCAATGAACAGCCTTCCGCCTCCGAATCTGTTCATGAGACTCCCAAACAGGACAAATAGAACGACGTATGTGGAGGAGACGCTGAGCGGGATCCCGTATATACCTTCACCGGTCATAACCAGGAACGATACCAGTCTGGTTATCGAGTACCCCTTGTGGCCGAGAAGCCCCGGGAAATACGGGCCGTAGAGCGCATATACCAGGAAGACAATGGCCGTTACGGTCAACGCCGGTCCGGTGGTCCGTCGCGCCGCTTCCAGCACTGCTGCTATCATGAGACACCCAAGCACTATCTGAAGAGTCGTTGGATCAGCCACACGCGCCAGTTGCGCTCTCCAACTGCTCAGCACGAACAGGCTGCCGGCGATGGACGTGGCGATGAGCACGATGTCCAGAAGCCCCACACGCTCGCGGGAACGGATAGAACTCGGGTAGACGATGAACGCCGGGACTAGCATGAGTACTAGATGTATGACTCGTACATCCATCGTAGACATGGCTCCGAGGCCGCCGTTGTAGAAATGGAACAGGCTGGCGGCCACCGCAATTACTGTCACTGCTGTGGCTACTGCACCAGATAGAGTTCTTCTCTCAATGCTGTATTCTCTTTGTGGTTCCGACACGGGTTGCTGGCCCATTTGGAGAACGCGCCTCCTTAGCAGGTTTGAAAGCTCTGTCCTGCCACCCGAATGCGTCATCTGCGGGGGCGGCGGCTTTCATGCCCGCCCCCGCAGAGGTAGTTGCCTGCTACTTCAATACGCCCCGTTCTTTGTAGTAGCGTTCCGCCCCAGGGTGGAACGGGATGAGACGGACACTCACCGCGGAAGCGAGATCGATTGATGTCGCCGATGGGTGGGATTGCTGTAGAGTCGCAAGGTTGTCGAAGATGCTCTTGGTTATCTTGTACACCAGATCCTCACTGAGTTTGGCATTAGCGATGACCACGTTGACGGTCCCAACCGTGTGAGTCACATCCGGCAGGCCGTATACCGATCCCGGGATGTCGACAGCAGCAAAATAGGGATACTTCTGAAGGAAAGCATCTCGCACCTGTGGCGACCATGTTATGATGCGGAAATCAACCCTCTTGGACGCTGCCAGAGAAGTGATAGCCGGTGAAGGCACGGGAGCTGCAACCAGCGCCGCGTCGACACGTCCGTCAGTGAGGGCCAGAATACCTTCATCGTACGACATGTAACTTGCCCGGAAGTCATTCATTGTGAGGTTGTGGAATTCCAGCATGAGCGGGAACTGGACGATGGCCCCACCCCCCTGAGGGCCCATGGCCACCCGCTTGCCTTTCAGGTCGCTCAAACTGCGTATTCCTGAGTCGGCTCGTACCACTATCTGGTATGCGCCTGGCGAGACCCCGGCAAAGAGAAGGCGTAGATCGGAATACTTGCGGTCATATGGGGGCTCCCCATGGTAAGCCATGTAGGCGAAGTGGTTGGTGAAACCGAGATCTGCCTCACCGGTTCCCACCAGCTTGGGGTTCTCAAGGCCGCCCCCGGTGACCTCGACTTTCATCTCCACATCAGGAACACACCGATTGACTATCTCCGCAATGCCGACGCCGATTGGGTAATAGGATCCTCCGATGCTTGCAGTGGCGATAGACAGGAACTTCCTTGCCGCGCCCGCAGTCCCACTGAAGCTGCCAACCAGACAAGTGGCCATCAACAGGCAGAGAGACACTATTGCCATGAGTCTGCTTCCGTTTCTAGTGCGACGGTACATGCGTCATCCCCCTTTGCATGTGGTGCTAGGTCACGTTGACTGACTAGTCTTCGTGGCCTGCTCATCACCGTATACCTTCAGGTAGTAAGGCCACGCACTGCTGAACCCTCTTCCGCATCTCACCTCCTCAGCCTTAATGACCTTGACGCCGGTGCCGATTGTATGCGCCGTGAGCTGGATGAGGGCATTCCGTTCCAGGGTGAAGGCATTGGCACACGCGTCTGCCAAAGACGGACCCACGACCACGTTGCCGTGGCCCCGAAGCAGGATTGCGAGGTTCGACCCAAGTGCCTCGGCGACCCGCGCCCCAAGCTCAGGAGTGTCTATCTGTTCGGGGAGGTCTAGGATGCGCACTTTCGGGCCAAATCCGACAGCCCTGTGCTCCACTGGAACGATTTCCGTGCCAGACACCGAGAATGCGATGGAGAGCACGGGATGGGCATGGACAATGCCTCCCACGTCAGGCCTGGCTTTGTAGATTTCCGAGTGTATGAACCTCTCTCCTGGCGCAGAGATTCTCCCCTCGATCTGAACGCCGTCGAAGCCGACTGTGATTATGTCATTCTCATCCATGTCAGTCAGAAGCTTACCGTCCTGGTGAATATGGCCAGGCATCAGGAATCTGTTTTCTCCGGGTACCCTCACGCTCGCATGTCCGAAGAGCAGCGTGAGGATCTCACCCCTGGCCAGTACTCTTATGGCGTTAGCTAGTTCCTTCTTGAGACCCAGGACAGATACCATTCGAGTTACCACCCCCATCTTGTTATGCTTCACGCAGCCTTGCTGCCTGACGTCGCTTTCCCCCTGCTTCGAAGCTCGGGAAGGATCCCAAAGGCCAAGCTGACCAGCAGGAGGCCGATCATGATCCAACAGAGCGTGCCGCGGAAGAAGATCCCGTAGGAGCCGCCGGATATGAGTAGAGCCCGCGAGAAGTTCCGTTCCATGAGAGGGCCGAGGATCATGGCAAGAACCGTACATACCATGGGATAGCCTTGCCTTCGCATTCCGTATCCGATGACCCCGAAGATCAGCATCACGATCACGTCCGCTATGTCAGCCCTCATCGCATAGGCCCCTGTGAAACAGGTTAGGAGTATGCACGGAATCAAGACCCGTTTGGGCACCTGAATGACTTTCGCAAACGTGCCTGAGAACAGAATGCCAAGTACGAAGAAGGCGATCTGGGCCAAGAACAGGCCGGCGAACACGGCATGAACTATGGATGCACTGCTCGAGAAGAGCTCCATCCCCGGACGTAGGCCCCATATGGTCAGAGCCCCCAGAAGAATGGCCGTGGTCGCGTTCCCAGGTATACCCAAGGATAGAGTGGGAATCAATGCCCCTCCCTGAACAGCATTGTTGGCC harbors:
- a CDS encoding TAXI family TRAP transporter solute-binding subunit; this encodes MYRRTRNGSRLMAIVSLCLLMATCLVGSFSGTAGAARKFLSIATASIGGSYYPIGVGIAEIVNRCVPDVEMKVEVTGGGLENPKLVGTGEADLGFTNHFAYMAYHGEPPYDRKYSDLRLLFAGVSPGAYQIVVRADSGIRSLSDLKGKRVAMGPQGGGAIVQFPLMLEFHNLTMNDFRASYMSYDEGILALTDGRVDAALVAAPVPSPAITSLAASKRVDFRIITWSPQVRDAFLQKYPYFAAVDIPGSVYGLPDVTHTVGTVNVVIANAKLSEDLVYKITKSIFDNLATLQQSHPSATSIDLASAVSVRLIPFHPGAERYYKERGVLK
- a CDS encoding class II aldolase/adducin family protein, translating into MVSVLGLKKELANAIRVLARGEILTLLFGHASVRVPGENRFLMPGHIHQDGKLLTDMDENDIITVGFDGVQIEGRISAPGERFIHSEIYKARPDVGGIVHAHPVLSIAFSVSGTEIVPVEHRAVGFGPKVRILDLPEQIDTPELGARVAEALGSNLAILLRGHGNVVVGPSLADACANAFTLERNALIQLTAHTIGTGVKVIKAEEVRCGRGFSSAWPYYLKVYGDEQATKTSQST
- a CDS encoding TRAP transporter permease, which produces MGQQPVSEPQREYSIERRTLSGAVATAVTVIAVAASLFHFYNGGLGAMSTMDVRVIHLVLMLVPAFIVYPSSIRSRERVGLLDIVLIATSIAGSLFVLSSWRAQLARVADPTTLQIVLGCLMIAAVLEAARRTTGPALTVTAIVFLVYALYGPYFPGLLGHKGYSITRLVSFLVMTGEGIYGIPLSVSSTYVVLFVLFGSLMNRFGGGRLFIDVAYSITGRFRGGPAKTAIVSSALMGTISGSPIANVMTTGTFTIPLMVQMGYHPHVAGAVEAVASTGGMLMPPVMGAAAFIIAQYLGVSYTHVAWAALIPAVLYFACVFFIVDMEAVKCGMRGLAREELPNLTQVLAGRMALFLPVVTLVVFILREMSPMRAVFLSICLMVLVSFLGRSTRPSLKTLIQALEDGAVNSIPVAASCACAGLVVGVISITGIGVKFSSSLIQLAHGSVFLALIYTAVASIILGMGMPATAVYIIQAALNVPALIQLGVSPLSAHMFVFYYSAIGCITPPVALTAYAAAGISGAHPGRTGWSAFLFGAVAYVVPFVFTYSPQLLMQGSVVSVVFAFATALAGVYMFACAIEGLFLVKRNALERILLFAAGLALVIPGGSTDLIAAVLIGGVLVFGVRRQRRGSEPRAA